A DNA window from Octopus sinensis unplaced genomic scaffold, ASM634580v1 Contig19184, whole genome shotgun sequence contains the following coding sequences:
- the LOC115232044 gene encoding general transcription factor II-I repeat domain-containing protein 2-like translates to MALNLKHQLKSDLLKFEYFSIAIDETVDVVGIAQLAIFFRACDSDFNIYEKFLELVPMHDTTISKDIFIKLLQIFFEYGFDLEKLVCLCTDGAPNMVGRHAGIAAKLRAEIEKVNPGSSFAHFHCIIHQQYLCSKILKMENTISLVTKTVNYIRGHPLNHRQFSKLLTDINNQFSDIPFYTPVRWLSLHKVVKRFYLLRSEIILFMEMKGHNTDEMKSQSWIKDLAFAVDITTHMNDLNLELQGKDKLITQLSDHIKCFILKIKLWKFQLLNEDLSHFPTCKELRSTVDAHNVMNFSQYERQLELLLKKFQERFNDFSSFEQQFSLFASPFFFNVSNADESLQMELLEIQSDSILKAKYLEVGIPAFFSYLPGKFKNFKKLSILWKQLSPKLKGDN, encoded by the coding sequence GAATATTTTTCAATTGCAATCGATGAAACAGTCGACGTCGTTGGAATTGCACAATTAGCAATCTTTTTTAGAGCCTGTGattcagattttaatatttatgaaaaatttcTCGAACTGGTACCAATGCACGATACTACTATAAGTAAAGATATCTTTATAAAACTTCTACAAATTTTCTTTGAATATGGGTTTGATTTGGAGAAGCTTGTATGTTTATGCACTGATGGTGCTCCGAATAtggttggacgacatgctggcaTTGCCGCTAAATTGCGAGCTGAAATAGAAAAGGTAAATCCCGGGTCATCATTTGCTCATTTTCATTGTATTATTCATCAGCAATATTTGTGCTCAAagatattaaaaatggaaaataccaTTAGTTTGGTCACGAAAACAGTAAACTATATTAGAGGTCATCCTCTCAACCACCGGCAGTTTAGTAAATTGCTGACAGATATTAATAATCAGTTCAGCGACATTCCTTTTTATACTCCAGTCCGCTGGTTATCACTTCACAAAGttgttaaaagattttatttgttgagatcggaaataattttatttatggagATGAAAGGGCATAACACAGACGAAATGAAAAGTCAATCTTGGATCAAAGATTTGGCATTTGCAGTGGATATTACCACACATATGAACGACCTTAATTTAGAATTGCAGGGCAAAGACAAGCTCATAACTCAGTTGTCAGATCATATCaagtgttttattttgaaaataaaattatggaagTTTCAGCTATTAAATGAAGATTTATCTCATTTTCCTACGTGCAAAGAGCTCAGGAGTACTGTTGATGCACATAATGTAATGAATTTTTCTCAGTATGAAAGACAACTAGAATTGTTGTTAAAGAAATTTCAAGAAAGATTTAATGATTTTTCGTCTTTTGAACAACAATTTTCATTATTCGCATCACCAttcttttttaatgtttccaATGCAGATGAAAGTTTACAAATGGAACTATTGGAAATCCAATCAGATTCTATACTTAAAGCTAAATATTTGGAGGTTGGAATACCTGCTTTCTTTTCATATCTTCCTGGAaagtttaaaaactttaaaaagttgTCAATCCTCTGGAAGCAACTCTCACCAAAATTAAAGGGCgataattga